Proteins from a genomic interval of Mustela lutreola isolate mMusLut2 chromosome 4, mMusLut2.pri, whole genome shotgun sequence:
- the HNRNPH3 gene encoding heterogeneous nuclear ribonucleoprotein H3 isoform X3 — protein MYDRMRRGGDGYDGGYGGFDDYGGYNNYGYGNDGFDDRMRDGRGMGGHGYGGAGDASSGFHGGHFVHMRGLPFRATENDIANFFSPLNPIRVHIDIGADGRATGEADVEFVTHEDAVAAMSKDKNNMQHRYIELFLNSTPGGGSGMGGSGMGGYGRDGMDNQGGYGSVGRMGMGNNYSGGYGTPDGLGGYGRGGGGSGGYYGQGGMSGGGWRGMY, from the exons ATGTATGACAGAATGCGACGAGGAGGTGATGGATATGATGGTG GTTATGGAGGTTTTGATGACTATGGTGGCTATAATAACTACGGCTACGGAAATGATGGCTTTGACGACAGAATGAGAGATGGAAGAG GTATGGGAGGACATGGCTATGGTGGAGCTGGTGATGCAAGTTCAGGTTTTCATGGTGGTCATTTTGTACATATGAGAGGATTACCTTTTCGTGCAACTGAAAATGACATTGCTAAT tTCTTCTCACCACTGAATCCAATACGAGTGCATATTGATATTGGAGCTGATGGCAGAGCAACAGGAGAGGCAGATGTAGAGTTTGTGACACATGAAGATGCTGTAGCTGCCATGTCTAAAGATAAGAATAACATGC AACATCGGTACATTGAACTCTTCTTGAATTCTACTCCTGGAGGCGGTTCTGGAATGGGAGGTTCTGGAATGGGAGGCTACGGCAGAGATGGAATGG ataatcaGGGAGGTTATGGATCTGTTGGAAGAATGGGAATGGGTAACAATTACAGTGGAGGATATGGCACTCCTGATGGCTTGGGTGGTTATG gccGTGGTGGTGGAGGCAGTGGCGGTTACTATGGGCAAGGGGGCATGAGTGGAGGTGGATGGCGTGGCATGTATTAA
- the HNRNPH3 gene encoding heterogeneous nuclear ribonucleoprotein H3 isoform X1 produces MDWVMKHNGPNDASDGTVRLRGLPFGCSKEEIVQFFQGLEIVPNGITLTMDYQGRSTGEAFVQFASKEIAENALGKHKERIGHRYIEIFRSSRSEIKGFYDPPRRLLGQRPGPYDRPIGGRGGYYGAGRGSMYDRMRRGGDGYDGGYGGFDDYGGYNNYGYGNDGFDDRMRDGRGMGGHGYGGAGDASSGFHGGHFVHMRGLPFRATENDIANFFSPLNPIRVHIDIGADGRATGEADVEFVTHEDAVAAMSKDKNNMQHRYIELFLNSTPGGGSGMGGSGMGGYGRDGMDNQGGYGSVGRMGMGNNYSGGYGTPDGLGGYGRGGGGSGGYYGQGGMSGGGWRGMY; encoded by the exons ATGGATTGGGTTATGAAACATAATGGTCCAAATGACGCTAGTGATGGGACAGTACGACTTCGTGGACTGCCATTTGGTTGCAGCAAAGAGGAAATAGTTCAGTTCTTTCAAG GGTTGGAAATCGTGCCAAATGGGATAACATTGACGATGGACTACCAGGGGAGAAGCACAGGGGAGGCCTTCGTGCAGTTTGCTTCAAAGGAGATAGCAGAAAATGCTCTGGGGAAACACAAGGAAAGAATAGGGCACAG gtatATTGAGATCTTCAGAAGTAGCAGGAGTGAAATCAAAGGATTTTATGATCCACCAAGAAGATTGCTGGGCCAGCGACCGGGACCATATGATAGACCGATAGGAGGAAGAGGGGGTTATTATGGAGCTGGGCGTGGAAGTATGTATGACAGAATGCGACGAGGAGGTGATGGATATGATGGTG GTTATGGAGGTTTTGATGACTATGGTGGCTATAATAACTACGGCTACGGAAATGATGGCTTTGACGACAGAATGAGAGATGGAAGAG GTATGGGAGGACATGGCTATGGTGGAGCTGGTGATGCAAGTTCAGGTTTTCATGGTGGTCATTTTGTACATATGAGAGGATTACCTTTTCGTGCAACTGAAAATGACATTGCTAAT tTCTTCTCACCACTGAATCCAATACGAGTGCATATTGATATTGGAGCTGATGGCAGAGCAACAGGAGAGGCAGATGTAGAGTTTGTGACACATGAAGATGCTGTAGCTGCCATGTCTAAAGATAAGAATAACATGC AACATCGGTACATTGAACTCTTCTTGAATTCTACTCCTGGAGGCGGTTCTGGAATGGGAGGTTCTGGAATGGGAGGCTACGGCAGAGATGGAATGG ataatcaGGGAGGTTATGGATCTGTTGGAAGAATGGGAATGGGTAACAATTACAGTGGAGGATATGGCACTCCTGATGGCTTGGGTGGTTATG gccGTGGTGGTGGAGGCAGTGGCGGTTACTATGGGCAAGGGGGCATGAGTGGAGGTGGATGGCGTGGCATGTATTAA
- the HNRNPH3 gene encoding heterogeneous nuclear ribonucleoprotein H3 isoform X2, with protein sequence MDWVMKHNGPNDASDGTVRLRGLPFGCSKEEIVQFFQGLEIVPNGITLTMDYQGRSTGEAFVQFASKEIAENALGKHKERIGHRYIEIFRSSRSEIKGFYDPPRRLLGQRPGPYDRPIGGRGGYYGAGRGSYGGFDDYGGYNNYGYGNDGFDDRMRDGRGMGGHGYGGAGDASSGFHGGHFVHMRGLPFRATENDIANFFSPLNPIRVHIDIGADGRATGEADVEFVTHEDAVAAMSKDKNNMQHRYIELFLNSTPGGGSGMGGSGMGGYGRDGMDNQGGYGSVGRMGMGNNYSGGYGTPDGLGGYGRGGGGSGGYYGQGGMSGGGWRGMY encoded by the exons ATGGATTGGGTTATGAAACATAATGGTCCAAATGACGCTAGTGATGGGACAGTACGACTTCGTGGACTGCCATTTGGTTGCAGCAAAGAGGAAATAGTTCAGTTCTTTCAAG GGTTGGAAATCGTGCCAAATGGGATAACATTGACGATGGACTACCAGGGGAGAAGCACAGGGGAGGCCTTCGTGCAGTTTGCTTCAAAGGAGATAGCAGAAAATGCTCTGGGGAAACACAAGGAAAGAATAGGGCACAG gtatATTGAGATCTTCAGAAGTAGCAGGAGTGAAATCAAAGGATTTTATGATCCACCAAGAAGATTGCTGGGCCAGCGACCGGGACCATATGATAGACCGATAGGAGGAAGAGGGGGTTATTATGGAGCTGGGCGTGGAA GTTATGGAGGTTTTGATGACTATGGTGGCTATAATAACTACGGCTACGGAAATGATGGCTTTGACGACAGAATGAGAGATGGAAGAG GTATGGGAGGACATGGCTATGGTGGAGCTGGTGATGCAAGTTCAGGTTTTCATGGTGGTCATTTTGTACATATGAGAGGATTACCTTTTCGTGCAACTGAAAATGACATTGCTAAT tTCTTCTCACCACTGAATCCAATACGAGTGCATATTGATATTGGAGCTGATGGCAGAGCAACAGGAGAGGCAGATGTAGAGTTTGTGACACATGAAGATGCTGTAGCTGCCATGTCTAAAGATAAGAATAACATGC AACATCGGTACATTGAACTCTTCTTGAATTCTACTCCTGGAGGCGGTTCTGGAATGGGAGGTTCTGGAATGGGAGGCTACGGCAGAGATGGAATGG ataatcaGGGAGGTTATGGATCTGTTGGAAGAATGGGAATGGGTAACAATTACAGTGGAGGATATGGCACTCCTGATGGCTTGGGTGGTTATG gccGTGGTGGTGGAGGCAGTGGCGGTTACTATGGGCAAGGGGGCATGAGTGGAGGTGGATGGCGTGGCATGTATTAA